One Watersipora subatra chromosome 4, tzWatSuba1.1, whole genome shotgun sequence genomic window carries:
- the LOC137394488 gene encoding uncharacterized protein, whose amino-acid sequence MNQQPGQSLHQFIVKLQAQSENCDYGDMRDDLVRDRIVVGVCDIKLRKYLIDVPDLTLRLFIQKAKQYVSNQNHVDAMASTSGALGLVKDEYAGNVDSVQQYKPKSSKKMTDTEENKSSNAKDKPCSKCGKWKHFGGLCPAERSSCYKCKRKSLWAKMCKGAQQVSALE is encoded by the coding sequence ATGAATCAGCAACCTGGCCAATCTCTGCACCAGTTTATAGTTAAACTCCAAGCACAGAGTGAAAATTGCGACTACGGTGATATGCGAGATGACTTGGTAAGGGATAGAATAGTGGTGGGAGTGTGTGACATCAAGCTTCGCAAGTACCTGATTGACGTGCCTGATCTCACACTCAGGTTATTCATTCAAAAGGCAAAGCAATATGTATCAAATCAGAATCATGTAGATGCAATGGCGTCTACATCTGGTGCTCTGGGACTTGTTAAAGATGAGTATGCTGGGAATGTAGACTCGGTACAGCAATATAAACCCAAATCGTCTAAAAAAATGACTGACACTGAGGAAAATAAGAGCAGTAACGCAAAGGACAAGCCATGCTCAAAATGTGGAAAGTGGAAGCATTTTGGTGGTCTTTGCCCGGCAGAAAGGTCAAGCTGCTACAAATGTAAGAGAAAAAGTCTCTGGGCAAAAATGTGCAAAGGAGCCCAGCAAGTATCTGCACTGGAGTAG